In one window of Shewanella goraebulensis DNA:
- a CDS encoding NarK family nitrate/nitrite MFS transporter has translation MSSEKFNLLSFSGKMKTLHLSWIAFFITFVVWFNAAPLLSVIADSLGLTKSQIKTLLILNVALTIPARIIIGMVTDKYGPRLTYSVLMGVCSIPCFMFAVADSFEQLALARFLIGFIGAGFVIGIRIVSEWFPAKELGTAEGIYGGWGNFGSAAAAFTLPAIAIFFGGEDGWRYAIGLTGLMSLAFAFVYYFNVTDTPKGSTYFKPKKAGGLEVTSKGDFALLIFMKIPMYATLALLAWKLSPAGVAMLDEQTTNIIYAGLVGIFFVDLYQTYQVNKDIFVKEVPEFERYPFKQVAVLNVLYFTTFGSELAVVSMLPLFFAETFGLGMAQAGMVASSYAFMNLMSRPGGGWLSDKFGRKNTLLILTAGLAVGYFAVGQIDGSWSLPLAVVVVMACSFFVQGGEGAVFAAVPLIKRRLTGQIAGMTGAYGNVGAVFFLTVYSMVPTSVFFYVIAVSAVLGFITLFFMTEPKGHMAEVNEKGEVTLISVN, from the coding sequence ATGAGTTCTGAAAAATTTAACTTACTGTCGTTTTCGGGAAAGATGAAAACACTGCATTTAAGCTGGATTGCATTTTTTATTACTTTTGTCGTTTGGTTTAATGCTGCGCCGTTATTGAGCGTAATCGCGGATAGTCTAGGATTGACTAAATCGCAGATTAAAACCTTATTGATATTAAATGTCGCACTAACGATTCCTGCGCGAATTATTATCGGCATGGTGACGGATAAATATGGACCTCGTTTAACTTATTCAGTGTTAATGGGTGTGTGTTCGATACCGTGTTTTATGTTCGCTGTCGCAGACTCATTTGAACAACTCGCATTAGCGCGTTTTTTAATTGGTTTCATTGGCGCAGGCTTTGTTATTGGTATTCGTATTGTTAGTGAATGGTTCCCTGCAAAAGAGCTTGGCACTGCTGAAGGCATTTACGGCGGTTGGGGTAATTTCGGTTCAGCAGCTGCTGCATTTACCTTACCAGCCATTGCAATATTTTTTGGTGGTGAAGATGGCTGGCGTTATGCCATTGGTCTAACAGGATTAATGAGTTTAGCGTTCGCATTTGTGTATTACTTTAATGTCACTGATACGCCAAAAGGTTCGACTTATTTTAAACCTAAAAAAGCAGGCGGATTAGAAGTCACTAGTAAAGGCGATTTTGCTTTACTGATTTTCATGAAGATCCCGATGTACGCAACCTTAGCACTACTTGCTTGGAAGTTATCACCTGCAGGCGTTGCTATGCTTGATGAGCAAACTACAAACATTATTTATGCAGGTTTAGTCGGTATCTTCTTTGTCGACCTTTATCAAACATATCAAGTGAATAAAGATATTTTTGTCAAAGAAGTACCTGAGTTTGAACGCTATCCTTTTAAGCAAGTTGCGGTGTTGAATGTATTGTACTTTACGACATTTGGTTCTGAATTAGCTGTTGTCTCCATGTTGCCATTATTTTTTGCTGAAACCTTTGGGTTAGGCATGGCGCAGGCGGGGATGGTGGCATCGAGTTATGCGTTTATGAACTTGATGTCTCGCCCTGGTGGCGGTTGGTTAAGTGATAAATTTGGCCGTAAAAATACCTTATTAATTCTTACAGCAGGTTTAGCGGTTGGTTACTTTGCTGTTGGGCAAATTGATGGTTCTTGGTCTTTGCCATTAGCAGTTGTTGTGGTTATGGCATGTTCTTTCTTTGTTCAAGGTGGAGAAGGTGCTGTATTTGCTGCTGTACCACTCATTAAGCGCCGCTTAACGGGCCAAATTGCAGGTATGACAGGGGCTTATGGTAATGTTGGCGCGGTATTTTTCTTAACCGTTTATTCAATGGTACCGACCTCTGTGTTCTTTTATGTTATTGCTGTCAGTGCGGTACTCGGTTTTATTACTTTATTCTTTATGACTGAGCCTAAAGGCCATATGGCTGAAGTGAATGAAAAGGGTGAAGTGACACTGATTAGTGTTAATTAA
- a CDS encoding bifunctional protein-serine/threonine kinase/phosphatase: MQSNHNTKLNTAGLNNAESENTLTQAVAHVDTHIEAHMDSHLSKSKAVLVDAANPKAEQLPISGVLEVFAGQVSDKGRKPDNEDAIGIKIPTGLMLTTKGIVSVISDGVSAAEGGAKASAISVSNFIADYYSTPESWSVLTSSTRVLTALNRWLYGLGQDYRDARKGYVCTFSALVFKSCSAHMLHVGDSRIYRFRQGQLVKLSRDHSTSVNDFTSYLTRALGMDVNLEVDYKQFNIEVGDLYLMTTDGIHDVVTDHELAKSLSNFQQSNPTLSDNSCEIFCQKLLDKAFELESKDNLSAQLIGVKQLPTQAIDDVYRKLSSRPFPPPMAVGMKLDDYEVTKVLHQSQRSQVYIVKNKLGEERCMKTPSVNYIDDAAYIERFMLESWIGHRINNQHVVKVVDHHVNKSALYYLTEYLEGLSLADWMEQHQRGPVEDVLLLLKQVETGIRAFHRKETLHQDLKPDNIYLTRDGVVKIIDFGACHIKGIAEINTPLKRDKILGTADYTSPEVILGYQSDGRADLFSFAVIAYEMLAGEQPFKGQLAKCHSRNDFLKLTYIPVYATNPMVPEWMDKALQKALSFEPSLRFADTNEFIHALTTPSQTDSKTFIPFIQRNPIKFWQSLSAALLFCCIYLLLS, from the coding sequence ATGCAATCAAACCATAATACTAAATTGAACACTGCAGGTTTGAATAATGCAGAGAGTGAGAACACCTTAACTCAAGCAGTTGCTCATGTTGATACTCATATCGAGGCTCATATGGACAGTCACTTGAGTAAGAGCAAAGCTGTTTTAGTGGATGCTGCAAACCCAAAAGCTGAGCAATTACCGATTTCTGGAGTATTAGAAGTATTTGCAGGACAAGTGTCTGATAAAGGGCGCAAACCAGATAATGAAGATGCAATTGGCATCAAAATACCTACGGGTTTGATGTTAACCACAAAAGGGATTGTGAGTGTCATCAGCGATGGAGTGAGTGCAGCTGAAGGTGGTGCTAAAGCATCAGCCATAAGCGTGTCTAACTTTATCGCTGATTACTATTCAACGCCTGAATCATGGAGTGTTTTGACCTCTAGTACTCGTGTTTTAACTGCGCTTAATCGCTGGTTGTATGGTTTAGGTCAAGACTATCGCGATGCACGGAAAGGCTATGTATGTACTTTTAGTGCGTTAGTGTTTAAGTCGTGTTCGGCGCATATGCTGCATGTGGGTGATTCGCGAATATATCGCTTTAGACAAGGTCAACTGGTCAAATTAAGTCGCGATCACAGCACATCAGTGAATGATTTTACCAGTTATCTTACTCGCGCATTGGGAATGGATGTCAATCTAGAGGTTGATTACAAACAGTTTAATATTGAAGTTGGTGACCTTTATTTAATGACCACAGATGGTATCCATGATGTGGTTACCGATCATGAACTGGCTAAAAGTTTATCGAATTTTCAACAATCTAATCCAACTTTATCGGATAATTCCTGTGAGATATTTTGTCAAAAGCTGCTTGATAAAGCCTTTGAATTGGAGAGCAAGGATAACTTAAGCGCCCAGCTTATCGGAGTAAAACAGCTACCCACTCAAGCCATTGACGATGTTTATCGTAAACTTTCTAGCCGTCCTTTTCCGCCGCCAATGGCAGTAGGGATGAAACTGGATGACTATGAAGTCACTAAAGTGCTGCATCAAAGTCAACGCAGCCAAGTGTATATCGTAAAAAATAAGCTCGGTGAAGAACGTTGTATGAAAACACCGTCAGTAAATTACATTGATGATGCAGCTTATATTGAACGTTTTATGCTTGAAAGTTGGATAGGTCATAGAATTAATAATCAGCATGTGGTGAAAGTCGTTGATCATCATGTTAATAAGTCGGCACTTTATTATTTGACTGAATATCTAGAAGGCTTAAGTTTGGCTGATTGGATGGAACAACATCAGCGAGGGCCTGTTGAGGATGTATTACTGTTACTAAAGCAAGTAGAGACTGGTATTCGGGCTTTTCATCGTAAAGAAACACTTCATCAAGATTTAAAGCCAGATAATATTTATCTCACTCGAGATGGGGTGGTCAAAATTATTGACTTTGGTGCTTGCCATATTAAAGGCATTGCTGAAATTAATACGCCGCTTAAACGAGACAAGATACTGGGTACTGCGGATTACACATCACCTGAAGTTATTCTAGGTTATCAGTCCGATGGCAGAGCTGACTTATTCTCTTTTGCCGTTATAGCTTATGAAATGCTTGCTGGTGAACAGCCTTTTAAAGGACAACTAGCCAAATGCCATAGCAGAAATGACTTTTTAAAGCTTACTTATATCCCCGTTTATGCAACTAATCCCATGGTGCCCGAATGGATGGATAAAGCATTACAAAAAGCGTTATCTTTTGAGCCTTCATTACGCTTTGCTGATACCAATGAGTTTATTCACGCATTAACTACACCCAGCCAAACTGATTCCAAAACCTTCATTCCTTTTATTCAAAGAAATCCAATTAAATTTTGGCAAAGCCTAAGTGCAGCTCTACTATTTTGTTGCATATATTTGTTATTAAGTTAA
- the nirD gene encoding nitrite reductase small subunit NirD, with protein sequence MSWVNVCNESTLPQGTGVAAWVAGKAVAIFDLGKHGLFAIDNVDPATGVSLLARGLICDMEGVLCVASPLYKQHYSLETGVCIENEALVASPYEIKKEAGQVLILAKS encoded by the coding sequence ATGAGTTGGGTAAATGTATGTAATGAGTCAACTTTACCTCAAGGAACAGGTGTTGCTGCTTGGGTTGCTGGTAAAGCGGTTGCGATATTTGATCTTGGTAAGCACGGATTATTTGCTATTGATAATGTTGACCCTGCGACTGGCGTTAGCTTATTAGCTAGAGGATTAATTTGCGATATGGAAGGGGTGCTCTGTGTTGCATCACCGCTATATAAGCAACATTACAGCCTTGAGACTGGCGTGTGTATTGAAAATGAAGCATTAGTTGCTTCTCCCTATGAGATTAAAAAGGAAGCTGGCCAAGTTCTTATCTTGGCTAAGTCATAA
- the nirB gene encoding nitrite reductase large subunit NirB, with product MANSTGTSNSTKVTSAKPKLVVIGNGMVGHHFIEQLCSQGLQNQFDVEVFGEEPRPAYDRVQLSKYFETGSADELMLTSAQDYQDWGVKLHLDTRITAVDTENKTITTEDGITGAYDRLVLATGSYPFVPPINGNDRERCVVYRTIEDLQDIEAAASQSKVGVVVGGGLLGLEAANALMALGVTTHVVEFAPQLMPVQLNDKAGDLLKSKINDLGVSVHTSKATTAIIDGESAMHRMTFNDDTFLETDMIVFSAGIRPQDALARSSGLAMGERGGITIDDNCLTSAADVYAIGECALWQNRIFGLVAPGYQMARVAVSHIAASADGATSSSTFTGADMSTKLKLLGVDVAAIGESRGFENAQFVELSDNQSGIYKKLWLDETGKFLKGAVLVGDNSDYNRLLDCYLSQDEIEGNAVELLMTGDESAVELKDTSIICSCHQVTKADIVNSVKEGNHTIAEIKSCTRAASGCGGCSALVKQVMDQALTAEGVECNTGICEHFEHDRQSLYHLCQVENITDFDTLITKHGKKSPTGQHSTFGCDLCKPAAASIFASLQNKYVLNQESSHVQLQDTNDAYLGNLQKDGTYSVVPRIAGGEITPDGLIAIGAVAKEFDLYTKITGGQRIDMFGAKLSELPIIWHKLIDAGFETGHAYGKSLRTVKSCVGSTWCRYGVQDSVGTAIDLENRYKGLRSPHKIKFAVSGCTRECAEAQSKDIGVIATDKGWNLYVAGNGGMRPRHGDLFATDLDTETLVKYIDRVLMFYIKTADKLQRTSVWMESLEGGLEYLQSVVIEDSLGIAAELDTQMNNVVDTYQCEWKTSLDNPEFLARFNEFVNPDAMPEGETHLYERVREQRFPLSPESSGAGNIAIKDITSEQNEQAVAEELV from the coding sequence ATGGCTAATTCAACAGGAACGTCGAATTCAACGAAAGTAACGAGTGCAAAACCAAAGCTTGTTGTGATCGGAAATGGCATGGTCGGGCACCATTTTATTGAACAGTTATGTAGTCAAGGCTTACAAAATCAATTCGATGTTGAAGTCTTTGGTGAAGAGCCTCGTCCAGCATATGACCGTGTGCAGTTATCCAAGTACTTTGAAACAGGCAGCGCTGATGAGCTGATGTTAACAAGTGCGCAGGATTACCAAGATTGGGGCGTAAAACTTCATCTAGATACGCGCATTACGGCAGTAGATACAGAAAATAAAACCATTACTACCGAAGATGGCATCACTGGCGCATATGATCGTTTAGTGTTGGCAACGGGATCATATCCTTTTGTACCGCCAATTAATGGCAATGACCGCGAGCGTTGCGTGGTTTATCGCACCATTGAAGATTTACAGGATATTGAAGCTGCCGCTAGCCAGTCTAAGGTCGGTGTGGTTGTTGGTGGCGGGCTATTAGGCTTAGAAGCGGCAAATGCACTAATGGCATTAGGGGTAACAACCCATGTGGTTGAGTTTGCACCGCAGTTAATGCCTGTTCAGTTAAATGATAAAGCCGGTGATTTACTGAAAAGTAAAATTAATGACTTGGGTGTTTCGGTTCATACTTCAAAAGCGACTACGGCTATTATTGATGGTGAGTCGGCTATGCATCGTATGACATTTAACGATGACACCTTCCTTGAAACTGACATGATTGTGTTTTCAGCAGGTATTCGCCCGCAAGATGCGTTGGCTCGTTCAAGTGGGTTGGCAATGGGTGAGCGAGGTGGCATCACTATTGATGATAATTGTTTGACTTCAGCGGCAGATGTTTATGCCATAGGTGAATGTGCCTTATGGCAAAACCGCATCTTTGGCTTAGTTGCACCAGGTTATCAAATGGCGCGTGTTGCAGTGTCGCACATTGCTGCAAGTGCTGATGGTGCAACTTCATCTTCTACGTTTACAGGTGCGGACATGAGCACCAAGCTTAAATTACTGGGTGTAGATGTTGCTGCAATAGGTGAAAGTCGTGGCTTTGAAAATGCACAGTTTGTTGAACTTTCAGATAACCAATCTGGAATTTATAAAAAACTCTGGCTAGATGAAACCGGTAAGTTCCTAAAAGGCGCGGTGTTAGTCGGTGATAATAGTGACTATAACCGACTATTAGACTGTTATTTATCGCAAGATGAAATTGAAGGCAATGCGGTTGAGTTGCTAATGACTGGCGATGAGTCAGCCGTTGAGCTAAAAGACACCTCTATTATTTGTTCGTGTCATCAGGTAACGAAAGCCGATATCGTCAATTCAGTGAAGGAAGGTAACCATACCATCGCTGAAATTAAGTCATGTACCCGCGCTGCATCAGGTTGTGGCGGATGTTCAGCACTAGTTAAACAGGTGATGGATCAGGCGCTTACTGCAGAAGGAGTTGAATGTAACACAGGTATTTGTGAGCATTTCGAGCATGACAGACAGTCGCTTTATCATTTATGCCAGGTCGAGAATATTACTGACTTTGACACTTTGATTACTAAGCATGGTAAAAAATCACCCACAGGACAACACAGCACGTTTGGTTGTGATCTTTGTAAACCTGCTGCAGCATCAATTTTTGCTTCGCTACAGAATAAATATGTATTGAACCAAGAAAGTAGTCACGTGCAACTTCAAGATACTAATGATGCCTACTTAGGTAACTTACAAAAAGACGGGACATATTCAGTTGTACCACGTATTGCGGGCGGCGAAATAACGCCAGATGGCTTAATCGCAATTGGCGCAGTGGCCAAAGAGTTCGATTTGTACACCAAAATTACCGGTGGTCAACGTATTGATATGTTTGGCGCCAAATTATCTGAGCTACCGATTATTTGGCACAAGCTTATTGATGCAGGGTTTGAGACTGGTCATGCATACGGTAAATCACTACGTACTGTTAAATCTTGCGTCGGTAGCACTTGGTGTCGTTATGGTGTTCAAGATTCAGTCGGCACCGCGATTGATTTAGAGAATCGTTACAAAGGTCTGCGTAGCCCTCATAAAATTAAGTTTGCTGTTTCTGGTTGTACCCGCGAATGTGCAGAAGCACAAAGTAAAGATATCGGTGTGATTGCAACGGATAAAGGTTGGAATTTGTATGTTGCTGGTAACGGAGGGATGCGTCCACGTCATGGTGATTTATTTGCCACTGATTTAGATACTGAAACCTTAGTGAAATACATTGATAGAGTTTTAATGTTCTATATTAAAACTGCAGATAAATTACAACGCACCTCTGTTTGGATGGAATCGTTAGAGGGCGGCCTTGAGTACCTGCAATCCGTGGTGATTGAAGACAGTTTAGGCATTGCTGCCGAGTTAGATACGCAAATGAATAATGTGGTCGATACTTATCAGTGCGAATGGAAAACCAGTTTAGATAACCCCGAGTTTTTAGCGCGCTTTAATGAGTTTGTTAATCCAGATGCGATGCCAGAAGGTGAGACACATTTATACGAGCGCGTTCGTGAGCAACGTTTCCCATTAAGTCCTGAATCTTCAGGTGCTGGAAATATAGCGATTAAAGACATCACCAGTGAACAAAACGAGCAAGCTGTAGCGGAGGAATTAGTATGA
- a CDS encoding curlin — translation MDLFKREILHRLQTIAGMLALVVCLASFPSFSQSDLSEYDELVSGANNVAGINQDGSDNSLNLNQSGMDNSFRSHQGGFNNSINTSQQGSQHFVGLVQSGANIEAEILQTGVGNVVVSLQHGENLLLDVMQTGTGNVALIQQSGYENSIGIQQYGSGNAVGVLQWGNSQHVEITQKCCGN, via the coding sequence ATGGACTTATTCAAGCGTGAGATATTACATCGCTTACAAACAATAGCAGGGATGCTTGCTCTTGTTGTTTGTCTAGCTTCTTTTCCTAGTTTCAGTCAGTCAGATTTAAGTGAATATGATGAGCTTGTTAGTGGAGCAAATAATGTTGCTGGTATTAATCAAGACGGCAGTGATAACTCATTAAACCTAAATCAATCTGGAATGGACAACTCATTCCGTTCTCATCAAGGTGGCTTTAATAATTCAATAAACACTAGTCAGCAAGGCTCGCAACATTTTGTTGGTTTAGTTCAGTCTGGAGCCAATATTGAAGCCGAAATTTTACAAACAGGGGTAGGTAATGTGGTTGTCTCTTTGCAACACGGAGAAAATTTATTGCTCGATGTGATGCAAACAGGAACAGGAAACGTAGCTTTAATACAGCAAAGTGGTTACGAAAATTCGATTGGGATCCAGCAGTACGGATCCGGGAATGCGGTAGGTGTACTTCAATGGGGTAATTCGCAGCATGTGGAAATTACGCAGAAGTGTTGTGGTAATTAA
- a CDS encoding ANTAR domain-containing response regulator translates to MVNLVYRDPSFKNEDLFVDCMSELSSVEPCVEMSSLSQLERQAMKGNGLCLVFFTEALQPMQQVFIERLLASTALPIIVNAYAWDESHLENLLKCGRVTFVPEKMTPKRLNSLVGLAKIRFNSASNMLEKVKLLDAKCTGLKLMSKAKSMLQRQGISESQAHELIQKQAMDRSISLADMAQQIISAAQQLEAKKMHQFGATAPAVNKEA, encoded by the coding sequence ATGGTTAATTTAGTTTATCGTGACCCTTCGTTTAAAAATGAAGATTTGTTTGTTGATTGTATGTCTGAACTGAGTTCTGTTGAGCCTTGTGTCGAGATGAGCTCACTAAGTCAGTTAGAACGCCAAGCCATGAAAGGTAATGGTTTGTGCTTGGTGTTTTTTACTGAAGCGCTACAACCGATGCAACAAGTTTTTATTGAGCGATTACTAGCAAGTACTGCATTGCCAATAATCGTTAATGCTTACGCTTGGGACGAGAGTCATCTTGAGAACCTATTAAAGTGTGGTCGAGTCACTTTTGTGCCAGAGAAAATGACTCCTAAGCGATTAAATTCATTAGTCGGCTTAGCAAAAATTCGCTTTAACAGTGCGTCTAATATGCTTGAAAAGGTCAAGCTACTTGATGCCAAATGTACAGGTTTAAAACTCATGTCTAAGGCCAAGTCAATGCTACAAAGACAAGGTATTTCTGAATCACAAGCTCATGAATTAATTCAAAAACAGGCGATGGATAGAAGTATTAGTCTTGCTGATATGGCGCAGCAGATCATTTCTGCCGCGCAACAACTTGAGGCAAAGAAGATGCATCAGTTTGGTGCAACTGCTCCTGCGGTGAACAAGGAAGCCTAA
- a CDS encoding LuxR C-terminal-related transcriptional regulator has product MFKVINWMIVSRSQLLIDLLDCRWPQEFLVKLAKATPATMSSQLSTQQISLVVFDLATIDLQQAYQLQRLIEREHYVVKTVFINFPKQVDAKFLIHPATTSGAFYIDADLTEVSSGLNEILKGRSVIPNDLHKSIMNDDADDESEHLTIREREVLQALLTGSTNLDIANQLFVSESTIKTHLYRAFRKIGVSSRGQAIAWAQTHMHEVRV; this is encoded by the coding sequence ATGTTTAAAGTTATCAATTGGATGATAGTTTCCCGTTCTCAATTACTTATTGATTTACTAGATTGTCGTTGGCCTCAAGAGTTTTTGGTCAAGCTTGCCAAAGCCACTCCAGCGACGATGAGTTCACAATTATCAACTCAACAAATTTCTTTAGTTGTGTTTGATTTAGCCACCATAGATTTACAACAAGCTTACCAACTACAAAGGCTTATTGAGCGTGAACATTATGTCGTGAAAACGGTGTTCATTAACTTCCCAAAACAAGTTGATGCCAAATTTCTAATTCATCCTGCTACGACTTCGGGCGCATTTTATATAGATGCAGATCTGACTGAAGTGAGTAGTGGATTAAATGAAATTTTAAAAGGCCGTAGTGTTATCCCGAATGATTTGCATAAATCGATTATGAATGATGATGCCGATGATGAATCTGAACATTTAACCATTAGAGAAAGAGAAGTGCTGCAGGCTTTGCTAACAGGCAGTACTAACTTAGATATCGCTAATCAACTATTTGTCAGTGAAAGTACCATCAAAACGCATTTATATAGAGCGTTCAGAAAAATTGGTGTATCAAGTCGTGGACAAGCGATTGCTTGGGCTCAAACCCATATGCATGAGGTAAGAGTGTGA
- a CDS encoding beta strand repeat-containing protein translates to MKHSKIALLVTAAIFASSSAYASDNNSATVGQTGNDNAVTITQQADSTSNSASVTQAGDFNTSSVTQSGSSNGAIISQGDDSNFADVNQISSGNSATVNQGGSTLGTGNSAYVNQDGMNGIVTVDQTGNSNSASAYQDSGSDGATIDIDQVGDSNSANGYSYYSGVGSTATINQTGNSNYGYASTHGTGDTSSVTQLGDNNSGSAVSYYDNSSAVIDQEGDSNSATAYAGYDQASVTIGQLGDDNYAYGQTYGTNDSISIDQSGDDHSADVRAYYGSDNELNVTQTNLNNDATVYTDGVGNTVNSYQYGQDGTVNIYQLGDSNNAYTYQTSAGTHTVDIDQVGNSNSAYGGSYYAGDDSTSTVDQSGNSNYGSAYTYGAGSTATVNQTGDSNIGSTQAWYDGSTASVEQTGDSNYASASAGSEASNVDIMQEGELNDAYGTTYGTGDGIDIDQTGSDHYASVLVGDFSGGNNMVTVTQTDMNNSATVSSYGSNNQVTVLQGAAPQ, encoded by the coding sequence ATGAAACATTCTAAAATAGCTTTATTAGTTACAGCAGCAATCTTTGCTTCTAGTAGCGCTTATGCAAGTGACAACAATTCAGCAACAGTAGGACAAACAGGCAATGATAATGCTGTCACTATTACCCAGCAGGCAGATAGTACTAGTAATAGTGCTTCAGTTACTCAAGCTGGTGATTTTAATACCTCTTCAGTGACTCAAAGTGGATCTTCTAATGGAGCCATAATATCTCAAGGGGATGATAGTAACTTTGCAGATGTTAACCAAATTAGTTCAGGTAACTCTGCAACAGTTAATCAAGGTGGATCAACTCTTGGAACCGGTAACTCTGCCTATGTTAATCAAGATGGTATGAACGGAATTGTTACAGTGGACCAGACAGGTAATTCAAACTCTGCTAGTGCATATCAAGATTCTGGCAGCGATGGGGCTACTATCGATATAGATCAAGTTGGCGATAGTAATTCAGCAAATGGTTATTCTTATTATTCAGGTGTTGGAAGTACTGCAACAATTAACCAAACTGGTAATTCAAACTATGGCTATGCTTCAACTCATGGGACTGGAGATACCTCTTCAGTGACACAGTTGGGTGACAACAATTCTGGTAGCGCGGTAAGTTATTATGACAATAGTTCTGCTGTTATTGATCAGGAAGGCGATAGTAACTCTGCTACTGCTTACGCTGGTTATGATCAAGCGTCGGTTACTATTGGGCAGTTGGGCGATGACAACTACGCTTATGGTCAAACATATGGAACAAATGACAGCATCAGTATAGATCAAAGTGGTGATGATCATTCAGCTGATGTGAGAGCTTATTATGGTAGTGATAACGAGCTTAATGTTACCCAAACAAACTTGAATAATGATGCTACCGTATATACCGATGGAGTCGGTAATACTGTTAATTCTTATCAGTATGGTCAAGATGGAACGGTGAATATTTACCAATTAGGTGATTCAAACAATGCCTATACTTATCAAACTTCAGCAGGTACTCATACTGTAGATATCGATCAGGTTGGTAATAGTAACTCTGCATATGGTGGTTCATATTATGCGGGTGACGATAGTACTTCAACAGTAGATCAATCAGGTAATTCTAATTACGGTTCTGCTTATACTTATGGGGCAGGTTCGACTGCAACAGTAAATCAAACTGGAGATAGCAATATTGGTTCAACACAAGCTTGGTACGATGGTAGTACAGCGAGTGTTGAGCAAACTGGTGATAGTAACTATGCTTCTGCAAGTGCAGGTTCAGAAGCTTCCAATGTCGATATTATGCAAGAAGGCGAGCTTAATGACGCATATGGTACTACCTATGGCACAGGTGATGGGATTGATATAGATCAAACTGGTAGTGACCATTACGCATCAGTTCTTGTCGGTGACTTTAGCGGTGGTAATAACATGGTTACAGTGACTCAAACTGATATGAATAACAGTGCCACAGTGAGTTCTTACGGTTCAAATAACCAAGTTACTGTTTTACAAGGTGCCGCCCCTCAGTAG